AGTTCTTTATCCCAAGTTGCATTATTTTTATGCGTGTAAGAAATTTTATGTTTTTCCAAGAAAGTTGTAAGCAGGTACAACTCATGTTTAAGTTGTTCGTATTTTTTCTTCATGAATTGCCGACCTTTCAGTATTTTTTTACTAAAACATAAATAAGAGAAGTTTCTAGTTCGGACAAGTCGAACTGTGTGTattggattgaactgggtattGAACAAGATGAGTTCATATCCATGTGGGACTGGGAAGTATCTAAATATATAGTCCAGTATGTGCAACTGCAATGTGATTCTGGGTCGAAAAATCCAAATTCAATTGGATCATTGAATTGTCCAAATCTGAACAGTAGTTATATAACCTTATGTTTTGCCACTGCTTGCAGCTTTGCATGCTTGAGGGTGTTGTCGCATGGGTTTTAAAGCAAAATGTAAAACTAAAAAAGAGGAAAACTGTAGTTAGAAAGGAGGAAAACAGTAGTGTCCAGAAGGCTAGAACCTTATGTCATGGTAATATCTATGCCATGGTAGTGAGGGACCATTTCCCTATAGATGCATTACCGCTTCGCGCCATGCCAGTGTacattcatgagcatcatttgaatattttttgcATGCAGGATATTTTCTGAACATTAAGACTTGGGAAACCTAACTTTATAAATAAAACACTGTTTTCTTTAATCTGCCGGATCAGGCCCGGTTTCTGAAGTTCTGGCAGTGGCACCAATGTGATAAAGTCAACCAACTCAGTAAATTATGTGAATAATGCATCGTAAGGGCCTAATAAAGGATAAAAATAGCATTTGTTGGATAACTACTTGCATATTTGTAAGTTATGTGTTGCTCTTGCTTATTTTCCTAGTACATGCATGTTCACTTGTATTCTTGCAGTGCAATGAGCCACGTACGGACGATGCTCCACCAGCAGATGCAACATCCTCTACTCAACTGTTTGGGAAACGTGGATCTGAACAGGGCAAGTTTTGTGCCTTCATTGTGAAATTATGTGAAATTTGTAGTGCACTGCCTTATTATATGCTGTCATTTGCAGGTCCAACTCATGTATTAGTTGTTCGTGGTCTCGATGAAAATGCTGATGAGGAAATGCTTCGATATGAATTTGCTAAGCATGCACCAATAAAGGTGGGCAAAAGCTATTAACTCTTGCAACTATAATCATTTCCTTTCTGTGGAGTGAGTTACTTACCAATTCTCTGCAGGATATCCGGCTTGTTAGGGACAAATTTACTCATGTGTCTAGAGGTTTTGCATTCGTTCATTTTCATTCGGTAAGTACTACTTGGTCACTTAGTTTTGGTTTTCTGTGATGTCAGTTGTTCACAGTTTCTACATCCATCTGTGGTAGGTGGAAGATGCTACGAAAGCTCTTGAAGCAACGAATGGGATTAGACATGAGAAAAATGGTCAGGTGTTACGTGTAGCCTATGCTAAAAGCACACATGGACCTGTATCGGGGGTTTCACAGTCAAACAGCCTTGCCGCAGCTGCCATTGAGGCTGCATCATTTGCCCAGCAGGTCTGTTGCAGTAATGCAGTTTTTTTGACAGTTCATAAGCCATACTGCCTTACGGTTAAatcattattttttcttttgtactcCTTATTTGCTATCTGTGTTTCAATATATAGATTGTCTTGGACATCAACATGGCCTAAAATACAAACGTTCAACTATTACGTTCTGCGGCATGTCATTAAgattgaaaacaaaacataatGGCACGGAAGTATGTTTTCTGAAAAATCTACCGATACAATTTCTATGTGATAACTGATAAGTCAAAATGCGTATATGTATCTAAATTTTTGGAAGTTACTGTACACATTCTAAAACTGCATCTAATTTGGAATCAGGGGAAGTAGTTTGCACTTCGGAGCACATATAATTTAGGCTGACTGTAGACATGTACTCATTGTTTACTTCCTTTACCTTTTGGATCAGTATGATGCAGTAGGTTGGGCCCCAAAAGAGTACAATGCCGAGGACAATCTGAATGGCAATTCAGAATTTCAAAAAGATGCTTCTGCTCCACAGTCAGGATTTGTTTGGGATGAAAAATCGGGTTACTACTTTGATTCTTCCTCTGGATTCTATTATGATGGAAATACTGGTAAGCATGGAAGTATACTATTACTGTGGCGGTCTTAGGTTCTTAGCCCATAAAAGGCTATACAGCTGAGTTCTGCTTTACTTGTTCTTGTTTCAGGCCTTTACTATGACAGTAATGTTGGAGTTTGGTATTCCTATGATCAAAAAAGTCAACAGTATGTTCCGTGCAATGAAAGCAACAGCAAGTCAACTGGGGACATGGCCAATGGAAGTCTGAAAATCTCAGAAAGTAATAGTACTAAAAAAGTGGTCATTTCTGCACCTGCAGCCACGGTTAAACAGAGTGAGAAAACTTCATTGCATGAGGCTGTTCAAGCTGCTGCCAATGCAGCACTGGCTgccgaaaagaaagaaaaggagaaagcaAAGGAGATTAAGTTGGCCTCAAAAACTAGTCTTTTAGCTaataagaagaagatgaacaatGTCCTTGCATTGTGGAAGCAGAGGAATCAAGAAGGTCAACCTGCACATGTTGCCCTTGATAACAAGGAACAATCCAGCTCCGTTGTTGATAAATTAAACAATTCAACCAGTGGGTTTGGATTCTCATTGAAAGCCAAGCTAAAGTCTGATTTTGGAAGTGCCAAGGATATGAACTTGACTGCTGGCCATAATTCTCTTGGTCGAGGAACTGCAGACACTCAAATGCTGGATTCTGACATTAAGCCTAGACCTGTCAGTAATAGTTTAGGAACAACAATTATGGGTGTCATAAGAGGTTCGGGCAGAGGAGCAATCAAGTCGGACACCACATTTCATGCATCATCTGATGTTGGTGCCAGTGATTCTTCCTCCACTATAATCGCAAGCACAAGTGGGTTATTGACAAATGCTGAGACACATACTGCTTCTACACCCTTCAAAACAGATTTATCCTCTCTAGGTTCCTATGCTTCATCTGGAGTTTCTGGGAGCGCTAAACGTCGGTTTTCCGAGGCACCAGGACAATCACAATACAGAGATCGTGCTGCAGAAAGGCGAAGTCTATATGGTTCATCTTCATCGCTTGGGAGTGATAATGGTGGATTGGATTCAAGTAAGAACTCACCATGACACCACATGCTATTACTTCCTTTTTTGCGATTCTCATGTTAACAGCCTAGATCGTGTTCATATTTTGCGATTCTCATGTTACAAACAATCTAACAACCTAGCTCGTGTTAGTTTTTTGAGATTCTCATTTACAGTTTTTGCTGATATTTAGTCCTGAATCATATAGAGGCTCAACTTGTTGTGAATGGGGATTTTAGTTGTCCCCACCTATTTGgattttgcatttcttgatccCACACGACTATGCATGATAGGACCGATGTTTACCATTTAGGCTGTTGAAGATTTGTATTAATTTTCTGGAAATTCTTTGTTAAGCTGGTGACTACCCATCTCGAAAGGGTTCAAGTGAGATGGGATCAATGCCATTTCCTCCAGGGGTGGGTGAACGTTCTAGTGGTGAAATTGACGACAATGAAAATTATGAGGTGATCACTGCCGATAGAGCAATTGATGAAAACAATGTGGGCAATCGTATTCTACGCAATATGGGTTGGCAAGAAGGACTGGTATGTTCACTTCAAATATATTCtcagtttttattttatgaGATGGCTTGCTGCAATTTCCTTTTTCAATTATCAATAATTGCTGCCTGCTTCTGACTACAAGTTTTTAATGCGTCCATGATATGTTGTCTTGTACATATGCGTCCATAAGATGATGTCTGTTTCCATGTCCATAATGTTTGTGTCTGATTAGTTTATTTCTTGAGTTTAATGGCAAATTGCTGAATCTGCTACTCCATcagttccatattaagtgactcaaatttgaccaaatatggatgtacctatacctaaaaagcgtctacatacatgtaatatttcggcacttaatatgggacggagggagtataagaatTAGAAACTACAATGAATTTTGTAGGTGAAGAAATTTCTAGTGGGCACAAATAGATAGGCAAATTCTAGTGGGCACAAATAGTTAATTACAAAGTTAGACTGCGGATGGATCAGTGTACCGTACCAATGTTTCCTACAGAGTGGAAGCTGCATGCCTCCGGCATTCCTTCTGATGCGAGTATGTAttggtatgtttttttttccttgcaacTACTTTGCAAACACCCAGGGTCTGGGAAAGGATGGTAGTGGCATCAAGGAGCCGGTGCAGGCGAAGTCTGGCGACGTGAGAGCTGGGCTTGGTAGTCAGCAGAAGAAAGCTGATCCATCACTGGAGGCTCGAGCTGGTGATAGTTATAAAACCATCATTCAGAAGAAGGCCATTGCAAGATTCAGGGAGATGTCCTAACTGATATTCTTAATTCGCTGTTCTGTACATGTAGTTGGGCGACTCATTTTATTTGTCTTAGAACCTGTAAGATTGCACATTTTCATTGTTAAATTTCCGTCAGGTATTTCCAAATTTCTATTCCAGTCTTTGAGACAGCACCCACCTTTCTTTTTTGCCGAACTTTTCTGGCTGCAAAGTAAACCCCGAGTACCCAGATGAGATGTGTCATGTTGTTCATAACTAGTGCCTGACATGTTTGCGCCAGTTGTCACTTAATGGATTTGGTTGGATGCTTGAAATTTCCAAAGCAAGGGCATGGTTAGTTCATGGCCATGCTTGTCAACTTTTGCCATAGGTGTGGCAGCTCATTCATTACACATTTTCTTGTCCTACATGTCATACGCTTTTACCGAACTTATGTCCAATAATTTCTTTGGCACACTGTTTGTGGTTTGCTACACCCCCTGCAGGTGCCCTCCCACCACATACCATGTGTCTGCTAGGGTGCTTGCTCGCCTTTGTTTTTGAGTTTTCCACATTTGTTgggagttcttttttttcacttgTCATATTTGCCTTAGGTTCAGATTTCTCGGGGGTGGATGAAATTATGTTGCATGTGTTTGACCGGTCAACAGTTTAGGATGCTCAGAAGGATTATGTTTTATAGCATTAACAGATAAGGTCGTCAAATTGTTATGATAGTGCCCACATGAGCTTAATCTGACAGGGAGGATTGAGAACTACTGCCTatttttcataattcttgtgggcaaattgatgtatctattctaaaaaaagcgtctaaatacatgtaatatttcaaagagaattatggaacggagggagtagttttgaCGTCATCACCAATGTACTTGTACATATACACGACAGACAGCTCCACCatctgaactttttttttcatagtaTGCGCAAGTTATTGAAGGACTACAAATCTTTCACCTTCTGAAGACAGAAACCAATGGTGCAGGCTAACAACAATAATAGACGACCATATAAACGAAATAACGTATATGCCACAAAAACAGTTGTTACACCATACTTCTACTGATAAAGAACAACCGACGAGTGCTTCTCTCCTGTTGGCATACTAGAATttgcctccaatttctctgaAATTATACGATGAAAAGCACAGACGATATCAACCATGCATTTTGTTTAGCAGCACAATTATGTACCAGGAAACAGATCTTCAAACCTTTAAAAAATGGAGTTTATTAAgatcaaaatgaaaagaaatagGGTGTGACTATTTCTCAGTTgctgatttttaagaaaatgtcttaaatctcagttgacgCACTAGATCTGTTAGATTAAAATCTGGACATCATCCTCACTCCCCCATCTTCCATCTGTTGTTCCAACGGTCAGCATGTCGACTTATCTTTGACTAAATATCAATCGACTTCTCCATAGCAAAACCGAAATAATATATGAGATATCCTCTCGTCCATGATTTTTTGTAGGTttaccaaaataagtgacatctAAAGCTCAAAGCAATAGCATACATCAAGATGTCcacaattactccctccgattcatattaattgttgaaatattacatgtatctagacgctttttatgcatagatatatccatatttggaaaattttaagacaattaatatggatcggaaggagtatatacCTTTAGAAAGAAGTTGCATGTATAGATGCTAAATTATAATTCATCGGCAAGACTACGTAGTGGCCAAGGAGGGCATTGCCCACTATTAGAACTAATCACAATAGTATTTGTGAACCTATGCTAAGTTGCTAGCATCATGTCCACGACTGTATGAGCAACTTACCTATTCCATTgaaatcaaagaaaaacaatatacTAATCCCTTGTTAGTGCATCAACAATGATGCTATCATTCTGGAAAACAGGCACTAAATTTAACTAGGGAGGTCAATTTAATTTAGGCATGGAGTGATGAAGACATGTGTCTTGAACATGTCTAGGCAAATTGCTCCCGGTCACAACATAGTTATGTACCTTGAAAGTGGAGAAGTGAGTGTTTTTTGGGTGACTTTGTGAAAACCCCGGGTGGCAGTTGTCATATAGTATGCTACTACAAGAGCTGACAATACCCTTTTTGGCTGAGGGTGATTTGAGCCTAAGCCAGCGCCAAGCTTATCAAATTTGGATAGCCAATATTTTGGTTAAGGTTTTGGTTCCCCATGTTTTGGCCAAtgttagtaaaaaaaaaaaaactagcattGGCGGAGCATGACATGTATAAATATTGGCTATCATCTAAACAAGaatcaaaattttggtcatgaACATAAAAAATTGTACGGTTCGTTTTGGTCAACATCTAAACATATCCTTACACTCTGTTTGAATTGCATCTTGTCCACAAGACACGACTAAGATGGTCAATGCATATAATCTCTCACATGTTGAAGTGCACATTCGTGTTAATATTCACCATAGGCCTGGCTGCCAGCTGCACCCAGTCATGCGCACGATCGCAATCCGTTTAGAGTACTGGAAAATGGAATCAATTTTTTTCAGTAATAAAATATAACAAAGCGGAGAGATTATCCCGAGGCTAGACCCCGCAAAACTCATGTTGTTTTGGTGATAAGGTTGGGGAAACGAAATACTCACTCCATTCCTAAACATAGGATGTTCTAGATTTATATTaagtcaaaaacaaattaacgtttgatcaaatttttaaATGATTTACCAATATCtacaactccaaattagttttattaaatctgtcatGGTATATATCTTCACAGTGTATgcatttgatattgtaaataTTGGTACGGAGTATATTTATTAATACATTTTCTTTATCAAACTTTACAAAGTTTGAATtattaggacaaaactagaacattTGTATTTCGAAACCGAGGTAGTATCAATATACATTTTTACCAAACACCTAAAATGCTGAGCTTGTACGAAAAATATTTGTGTGACTGTAGTTTCTGCTGTCATGGTTCCGTGTTGTTTATCCTATATCAGCATAATGCATCAACCGAAATGGGAATGTTAAGAAGCCAAATCTCCAGCCAAACAAAGGTGTGTACACACACGTACAGGCACATAGCTGGCATTTGAATATAAAAGTTACCTGAGTATTaaaattattactccctccgtccaacaaaggctgtctcaactttgaccaaatttgaatgcgtctatacactaagtcatgtctagatacattcaaattttgacaaatttgagacatcttttattggacggagagagt
The Brachypodium distachyon strain Bd21 chromosome 2, Brachypodium_distachyon_v3.0, whole genome shotgun sequence genome window above contains:
- the LOC100845190 gene encoding SUPPRESSOR OF ABI3-5 isoform X1 yields the protein MDRGRYAPQHGWENNSAADGYGVINEPDFRADGSYIGRRYVDEGFPNDRRGAICHDLHDRNMYPPPPSAGTMWSQPRRNFDEEFATAKDYRRNKRIGSRDRGEFGAEFEDRYQSSHQSREDSYERDHQYGRYSCDSDYERGRRDSSWRRHDSFEHDRERKGLSHERDASPYGRHSRSRSRGRDDRSRSRSRSRSPRGKSRSRSQRDGFYDDNRFDRRRDQDWDERRHDDLVAPSATVVVKGLSQKTSEDDLYQILAEWGPLRSVRVIKERTSGMSRGFAFIDFPTVEAARKMMEGTGDNGLLIDGRQVFFMYSSKPTGGMVGDSLGEEQFTRRRTITAPCDWICTICGCMNFARRTSCFQCNEPRTDDAPPADATSSTQLFGKRGSEQGPTHVLVVRGLDENADEEMLRYEFAKHAPIKDIRLVRDKFTHVSRGFAFVHFHSVEDATKALEATNGIRHEKNGQVLRVAYAKSTHGPVSGVSQSNSLAAAAIEAASFAQQYDAVGWAPKEYNAEDNLNGNSEFQKDASAPQSGFVWDEKSGYYFDSSSGFYYDGNTGLYYDSNVGVWYSYDQKSQQYVPCNESNSKSTGDMANGSLKISESNSTKKVVISAPAATVKQSEKTSLHEAVQAAANAALAAEKKEKEKAKEIKLASKTSLLANKKKMNNVLALWKQRNQEGQPAHVALDNKEQSSSVVDKLNNSTSGFGFSLKAKLKSDFGSAKDMNLTAGHNSLGRGTADTQMLDSDIKPRPVSNSLGTTIMGVIRGSGRGAIKSDTTFHASSDVGASDSSSTIIASTSGLLTNAETHTASTPFKTDLSSLGSYASSGVSGSAKRRFSEAPGQSQYRDRAAERRSLYGSSSSLGSDNGGLDSTGDYPSRKGSSEMGSMPFPPGVGERSSGEIDDNENYEVITADRAIDENNVGNRILRNMGWQEGLGLGKDGSGIKEPVQAKSGDVRAGLGSQQKKADPSLEARAGDSYKTIIQKKAIARFREMS
- the LOC100845190 gene encoding SUPPRESSOR OF ABI3-5 isoform X2: MDRGRYAPQHGWENNSAADGYGVINEPDFRRYVDEGFPNDRRGAICHDLHDRNMYPPPPSAGTMWSQPRRNFDEEFATAKDYRRNKRIGSRDRGEFGAEFEDRYQSSHQSREDSYERDHQYGRYSCDSDYERGRRDSSWRRHDSFEHDRERKGLSHERDASPYGRHSRSRSRGRDDRSRSRSRSRSPRGKSRSRSQRDGFYDDNRFDRRRDQDWDERRHDDLVAPSATVVVKGLSQKTSEDDLYQILAEWGPLRSVRVIKERTSGMSRGFAFIDFPTVEAARKMMEGTGDNGLLIDGRQVFFMYSSKPTGGMVGDSLGEEQFTRRRTITAPCDWICTICGCMNFARRTSCFQCNEPRTDDAPPADATSSTQLFGKRGSEQGPTHVLVVRGLDENADEEMLRYEFAKHAPIKDIRLVRDKFTHVSRGFAFVHFHSVEDATKALEATNGIRHEKNGQVLRVAYAKSTHGPVSGVSQSNSLAAAAIEAASFAQQYDAVGWAPKEYNAEDNLNGNSEFQKDASAPQSGFVWDEKSGYYFDSSSGFYYDGNTGLYYDSNVGVWYSYDQKSQQYVPCNESNSKSTGDMANGSLKISESNSTKKVVISAPAATVKQSEKTSLHEAVQAAANAALAAEKKEKEKAKEIKLASKTSLLANKKKMNNVLALWKQRNQEGQPAHVALDNKEQSSSVVDKLNNSTSGFGFSLKAKLKSDFGSAKDMNLTAGHNSLGRGTADTQMLDSDIKPRPVSNSLGTTIMGVIRGSGRGAIKSDTTFHASSDVGASDSSSTIIASTSGLLTNAETHTASTPFKTDLSSLGSYASSGVSGSAKRRFSEAPGQSQYRDRAAERRSLYGSSSSLGSDNGGLDSTGDYPSRKGSSEMGSMPFPPGVGERSSGEIDDNENYEVITADRAIDENNVGNRILRNMGWQEGLGLGKDGSGIKEPVQAKSGDVRAGLGSQQKKADPSLEARAGDSYKTIIQKKAIARFREMS
- the LOC100845190 gene encoding SUPPRESSOR OF ABI3-5 isoform X3, with protein sequence MDRGRYAPQHGWENNSAADGYGVINEPDFRNKRIGSRDRGEFGAEFEDRYQSSHQSREDSYERDHQYGRYSCDSDYERGRRDSSWRRHDSFEHDRERKGLSHERDASPYGRHSRSRSRGRDDRSRSRSRSRSPRGKSRSRSQRDGFYDDNRFDRRRDQDWDERRHDDLVAPSATVVVKGLSQKTSEDDLYQILAEWGPLRSVRVIKERTSGMSRGFAFIDFPTVEAARKMMEGTGDNGLLIDGRQVFFMYSSKPTGGMVGDSLGEEQFTRRRTITAPCDWICTICGCMNFARRTSCFQCNEPRTDDAPPADATSSTQLFGKRGSEQGPTHVLVVRGLDENADEEMLRYEFAKHAPIKDIRLVRDKFTHVSRGFAFVHFHSVEDATKALEATNGIRHEKNGQVLRVAYAKSTHGPVSGVSQSNSLAAAAIEAASFAQQYDAVGWAPKEYNAEDNLNGNSEFQKDASAPQSGFVWDEKSGYYFDSSSGFYYDGNTGLYYDSNVGVWYSYDQKSQQYVPCNESNSKSTGDMANGSLKISESNSTKKVVISAPAATVKQSEKTSLHEAVQAAANAALAAEKKEKEKAKEIKLASKTSLLANKKKMNNVLALWKQRNQEGQPAHVALDNKEQSSSVVDKLNNSTSGFGFSLKAKLKSDFGSAKDMNLTAGHNSLGRGTADTQMLDSDIKPRPVSNSLGTTIMGVIRGSGRGAIKSDTTFHASSDVGASDSSSTIIASTSGLLTNAETHTASTPFKTDLSSLGSYASSGVSGSAKRRFSEAPGQSQYRDRAAERRSLYGSSSSLGSDNGGLDSTGDYPSRKGSSEMGSMPFPPGVGERSSGEIDDNENYEVITADRAIDENNVGNRILRNMGWQEGLGLGKDGSGIKEPVQAKSGDVRAGLGSQQKKADPSLEARAGDSYKTIIQKKAIARFREMS
- the LOC100845190 gene encoding SUPPRESSOR OF ABI3-5 isoform X4, whose protein sequence is MDRGRYAPQHGWENNSAADGYGVINEPDFRADGSYIGRRYVDEGFPNDRRGAICHDLHDRNMYPPPPSAGTMWSQPRRNFDEEFATAKDYRRNKRIGSRDRGEFGAEFEDRYQSSHQSREDSYERDHQYGRYSCDSDYERGRRDSSWRRHDSFEHDRERKGLSHERDASPYGRHSRSRSRGRDDRSRSRSRSRSPRGKSRSRSQRDGFYDDNRFDRRRDQDWDERRHDDLVAPSATVVVKGLSQKTSEDDLYQILAEWGPLRSVRVIKERTSGMSRGFAFIDFPTVEAARKMMEGTGDNGLLIDGRQVFFMYSSKPTGGMVGDSLGEEQFTRRRTITAPCDWICTICGCMNFARRTSCFQCNEPRTDDAPPADATSSTQLFGKRGSEQGPTHVLVVRGLDENADEEMLRYEFAKHAPIKDIRLVRDKFTHVSRGFAFVHFHSVEDATKALEATNGIRHEKNGQVLRVAYAKSTHGPVSGVSQSNSLAAAAIEAASFAQQYDAVGWAPKEYNAEDNLNGNSEFQKDASAPQSGFVWDEKSGYYFDSSSGFYYDGNTGLYYDSNVGVWYSYDQKSQQYVPCNESNSKSTGDMANGSLKISESNSTKKVVISAPAATVKQSEKTSLHEAVQAAANAALAAEKKEKEKAKEIKLASKTSLLANKKKMNNVLALWKQRNQEGQPAHVALDNKEQSSSVVDKLNNSTSGFGFSLKAKLKSDFGSAKDMNLTAGHNSLGRGTADTQMLDSDIKPRPVSNSLGTTIMGVIRGSGRGAIKSDTTFHASSDVGASDSSSTIIASTSGLLTNAETHTASTPFKTDLSSLGSYASSGVSGSAKRRFSEAPGQSQYRDRAAERRSLYGSSSSLGSDNGGLDSSC